CCCTGATCGCGCCCGGGGACGCGGTCGCGTCCGTCGCGCCGGCCATCACTCCGCCTCCGCCATCTCGGCTTCGCTCTCGCCCGTCACCGTAACGGAGCCGTCGCCCTCGACGACGACCGTGTGCCCGTGATAGTCGAACGACACGCTGACCTCCTCGCCGCTGCCGACGATCGCCTCGATGGCGTCGACGTCGACGGCGTCGTAGAGGGGGTCCATCTCGAGCGGGTCCGCGCCCGTTCGTTCGGCGATGCGGGTGACGATTTCCGAGCAGAGGTCGGTGGTGTCGACCGTGGTGGATTTCATCGTGTTCCTAGAGATGCACCAGCCGACCATGTCCCTGACTTCAATATGCGTTGGCCAGCGGCCGTAGCGGGGGTTACATGTATAGTGTCTAGCGGCCAGATGCGTGACACAGCGGCTCTCCCGGCCGGTTCGAACTCGTCATCGGAATCTTCCGCGCCGTCGGTGCGCTCGTTCGGTAAACACTTCTGGACGAGGGCAATACATATAGCTATGTCTACACGACGGCTCGTCCGGGCGGACAGGCGTCGCTGGTCGGTCGCGGGTCAGTCGCTCGCTCCCGGCGTCGCGGTGGTCGTCGCGGCCGCCGCGACCGCGCTCGCCTGGACGCTCCTCGACGGGGGGTCCCCTGCGGGCCCGTGGCTGGTCGGTCTCCCGGGACTCGCCGCCGGCGACGACGCGCCGATCGAGGACCTGACGGCGAAGGTCAGGCGACTCGCGGCGGGCGAGTGCGACGTCGAGTTCCCCACCGAGCGCGACGACGCGCTCGGGGGACTGGCCGACGCGCTGGCCGACCTGGCGGCGTCGATAGAAGCGCGCGAGCGGGACGCGGGAGCGGCCGAGCGGTCCACGGGAGACGACGCGGCCGACTGGGAGGCCGCGTCGACGACCGAGCGTCAACTGGAGGCCATCGTCCAGAACACGGAGAGCGCCATCTACATCAAGGACGCCGACGGGGTCTACCGGTTCGTCAACGAGGCGACCGCTGACTTCCTCGGGCTGGACCGCGAGTCGATCGTCGGCAGGGACGACGAGGAGCTGTTCGACGCCGAGACGGCGGCCGACGCCCACGCGGACGACGAGCACGTCATGGAGACTGGCGAATCGATCTCGCGGGAAGCGACGCGCCCGATCGACGGCGGGGAGCACGTCTTCCTCGACAACAAGTACCCCTATCGCGACGAGGACGGCGAGGTGATCGGCGTCATGGGCGTCAGCCGCGACGTCACCGATCGAAAGCGGGCCGAGCGCGAGTTGCGCGAGACCAAAGACAGGCTGGAGCGGTTCATCGAGCGGGCGCCGGTGGGGGTCACGGCCCTGGAGGCGGACGGGACCGTCACGCTCTGGAACGACGCCATGGAGCGGATCTTCGGCTGGTCGGCGGGCGAAGTGGTCGGCAACCAGTACCCGGCGGTGCCGGAGGGGAAGAGGGACCAGTTCGAGTCGCTCCGGAATCGGACCTGGTCGGGGGAGTCGCTCTCGCAGGTCGAGGTCAGGCGCCGGACGAGAAGCGGACAGACGATCGACGTGAGCGTGTCGACGGCGCCGATCTACGGCGACGGCGGCGAGGTCTCCGAGGTCGTCTCCTTCGTGGAGGACGTCACGGAGCGCAAGGAGCGGGAGCGAGAGCTCCGCGAGACGAAGCGTCGGCTCGAACTGGTGCTAGAAGGGACGAACACCGGACTCTGGGAGTGGCGGCTGGAGACCGACGAGGTGATCTGGAACGAGACGATGGCGCGGCTGGTCGGAATGGAGCCGGGCGAGTTCGAGGGGACGCTCGAAGCGTTCACCGAGCGCGTCCACCCGGACGACCGGGAGCGGCTACGGAGCGAACTGACGGCGGCCATCGAGGCAGACGACGTGCTCAACTCGGAGTTCAGGCTGTTCCACGAGAGCGGCGACGTGATCTGGGTCAGCGTCCGTGGCCGGGTCCTGTCCGACGACGGGGACGATCGGCGCATGGTCGGGATCA
This genomic interval from Halomicrobium urmianum contains the following:
- a CDS encoding HalOD1 output domain-containing protein, encoding MKSTTVDTTDLCSEIVTRIAERTGADPLEMDPLYDAVDVDAIEAIVGSGEEVSVSFDYHGHTVVVEGDGSVTVTGESEAEMAEAE